A genomic stretch from uncultured Cohaesibacter sp. includes:
- the leuC gene encoding 3-isopropylmalate dehydratase large subunit: protein MSAPKTLYDKIWDSHVADQQEDGTCLLYIDRHLVHEVTSPQAFEGLRMANRKVRAPQRTLAVVDHNVPTTDRTKGIDDPQSKLQVETLAANAAEFGVEYYDELDNRQGVVHIVGPEQGFTLPGMTIVCGDSHTSTHGAFGSLAHGIGTSEVEHVLATQTLVQTKAKNMKVEVNGKLGEGVTAKDIVLAIIGKIGTAGGTGHVIEFCGEAIRDLSMEGRMTVCNMAIEGGARAGLIAPDETTFNYIKGRPKAPKGADWDKAMAFWKTLYTDEDAVFDTVVTLDAASLPPIVSWGTSPENVTTIDGSTPDPDKIEDESRRNAVLRALDYMGLEPNTKMTDIAVDRIFIGSCTNGRIEDLRAAADVFKGRKVKEGINAMIVPGSGLVKVQAEEEGLDKIFIEAGCEWREPGCSMCLAMNADKLAPGERCASTSNRNFEGRQGFKGRTHLVSPAMAAAAAVAGHFVDVRDLD, encoded by the coding sequence ATGTCTGCACCTAAGACCCTTTATGACAAAATCTGGGACTCCCATGTGGCCGATCAACAGGAAGACGGCACATGTCTTCTCTATATCGATCGCCATCTCGTTCATGAAGTAACCTCGCCGCAGGCCTTCGAAGGGCTGCGCATGGCAAACCGCAAGGTACGCGCGCCGCAGCGCACGCTGGCTGTTGTTGACCACAATGTGCCAACGACCGACCGCACCAAGGGCATCGATGATCCGCAGTCCAAACTGCAGGTGGAAACGCTGGCAGCGAATGCGGCTGAATTTGGCGTGGAATATTATGACGAGCTGGATAACCGTCAAGGCGTTGTTCATATCGTTGGCCCTGAGCAAGGCTTCACGCTGCCGGGCATGACCATCGTTTGCGGTGACTCGCACACATCCACGCATGGCGCCTTTGGGTCTCTGGCCCATGGTATCGGCACCTCGGAGGTCGAGCATGTTCTGGCGACCCAGACTTTGGTGCAGACAAAAGCCAAGAATATGAAGGTCGAAGTCAATGGCAAGCTGGGCGAAGGCGTGACCGCCAAAGACATCGTTCTGGCCATTATCGGCAAGATCGGCACGGCGGGTGGTACCGGCCATGTGATTGAATTCTGTGGCGAGGCCATTCGTGACTTGTCCATGGAAGGCCGCATGACGGTGTGCAACATGGCGATTGAGGGCGGCGCTCGCGCAGGTCTGATCGCGCCGGATGAGACCACATTCAACTATATCAAGGGTCGTCCGAAAGCACCGAAAGGCGCTGATTGGGACAAGGCCATGGCCTTCTGGAAAACCCTTTATACCGATGAGGACGCGGTATTTGATACGGTTGTCACGTTGGATGCGGCATCGCTGCCGCCAATCGTCTCCTGGGGCACCAGCCCGGAAAACGTGACCACCATTGATGGTTCTACGCCGGATCCGGACAAGATTGAAGATGAAAGCCGCCGGAATGCTGTCCTTCGTGCGCTTGACTATATGGGACTTGAGCCGAACACCAAGATGACCGACATTGCCGTTGATCGCATCTTCATTGGTTCCTGCACCAATGGCCGCATTGAAGATTTGCGCGCTGCTGCCGATGTGTTCAAGGGCCGCAAGGTCAAGGAAGGCATCAATGCGATGATCGTGCCGGGCTCCGGTCTGGTCAAGGTGCAGGCAGAAGAGGAAGGTCTCGATAAGATTTTCATCGAAGCCGGTTGCGAATGGCGTGAGCCGGGTTGTTCCATGTGCCTTGCCATGAATGCCGACAAGCTGGCTCCGGGTGAGCGCTGTGCATCCACATCCAACCGCAACTTTGAAGGCCGTCAGGGCTTCAAGGGCCGCACGCATCTGGTTTCACCGGCGATGGCTGCTGCTGCCGCTGTTGCGGGTCACTTTGTTGATGTGCGAGATCTGGACTGA
- the rimM gene encoding ribosome maturation factor RimM (Essential for efficient processing of 16S rRNA), with the protein MAKGPIDPQGKVCIAQFGAAHGIRGEVRVKLFAEDPDALFAYGPLETADGARRFEFLSARESKTIFVCRVKGLNNRNDVEALTGTRLYVDRDQLPELEEEEFYHSDLIGLDVRLEDGSSIGSIVAIHDFGSGDMLDVMPKRGKGYYIPFTRAVVPEVKVSQGYVLVTPPEGLLDEPDEDERAQEGEGVDFSEAPELLDGLKKE; encoded by the coding sequence ATGGCCAAGGGTCCTATAGATCCTCAGGGCAAGGTTTGTATTGCCCAGTTTGGCGCTGCGCACGGGATACGCGGCGAGGTGCGGGTCAAGCTTTTTGCTGAAGATCCCGACGCTTTGTTTGCCTATGGACCTCTGGAAACAGCGGACGGTGCACGCCGGTTCGAATTTCTGTCGGCGCGCGAATCCAAAACCATTTTTGTTTGTCGCGTCAAAGGTCTCAACAATCGCAATGATGTCGAGGCTCTTACCGGTACCCGGCTTTATGTCGATCGGGACCAGTTGCCCGAGCTTGAGGAAGAGGAATTTTATCATTCCGATCTCATCGGGCTGGATGTGCGGCTTGAAGATGGCTCTTCGATTGGTTCCATCGTGGCGATCCACGATTTTGGCTCAGGCGACATGCTGGACGTGATGCCCAAGCGCGGAAAAGGCTACTATATTCCTTTCACTCGCGCCGTTGTGCCTGAGGTAAAAGTCTCGCAAGGCTATGTTCTGGTCACCCCTCCTGAAGGGCTGCTGGACGAGCCGGACGAGGACGAGAGGGCTCAGGAAGGGGAGGGTGTCGATTTTTCCGAGGCGCCTGAACTGCTGGATGGGCTCAAGAAAGAATAG
- a CDS encoding EVE domain-containing protein, whose protein sequence is MAYWLFKSEPNTWGWDQQMAKGEQGEQWDGVRNYQARNNMRKMKLGEKGFFYHSVNEKQIVGIVEICAEVHPDTTDDTGKWECVDIKAIKPVKTPVTLEDCKNHPELGNMILVNNSRLSVQPVSDEEWKIVCEMAGVAP, encoded by the coding sequence ATGGCTTACTGGCTTTTCAAATCCGAGCCCAACACCTGGGGTTGGGATCAGCAAATGGCAAAAGGCGAGCAAGGTGAACAATGGGATGGCGTGCGCAACTATCAGGCACGCAACAACATGCGCAAAATGAAGCTTGGCGAAAAAGGCTTTTTCTATCACTCGGTAAATGAAAAACAGATTGTCGGCATCGTTGAAATATGCGCTGAGGTCCATCCGGACACGACCGATGACACCGGCAAATGGGAATGCGTTGACATCAAGGCCATCAAACCGGTCAAGACCCCCGTTACTCTTGAAGATTGCAAGAATCATCCCGAGCTTGGCAATATGATTCTGGTCAATAACTCGCGCCTCTCCGTTCAGCCCGTATCAGACGAAGAATGGAAAATCGTCTGCGAGATGGCTGGCGTTGCCCCCTGA
- a CDS encoding NAD(P)H-dependent glycerol-3-phosphate dehydrogenase, which produces MSKPEESIDTSKIFQRVSVLGAGAWGTALALNAARAGRDVVLWGRSSESLESISARRQLPAYLPGITFDQPLETTTDITQAADADCILLVAPAQMTASIAETIGLYVRKGTPVVLAAKGLEKGTQRMMSEVLADYLPQAAPAILSGPSFAADVARGLPTAVTIAAPHALLADKLCATLSSQSFRPYASTDMIGVQLGGALKNILAIACGIVLGKQLGASAHAALMTRGFAEMQRLALKLGARADTLMGLSGFGDVALSCSNHQSRNFAFGYALGDGKALSDLMAPGAKLSEGAYSARVACELASNHGVELPVAQAVADVLEQKDSIDEAVTKLMSRPLRAESEVLSKPIS; this is translated from the coding sequence ATGAGCAAGCCGGAAGAAAGCATCGACACATCAAAGATCTTCCAGCGCGTCTCCGTTCTGGGAGCAGGCGCATGGGGCACAGCGCTGGCGCTCAATGCAGCCCGCGCCGGCCGCGATGTGGTGCTTTGGGGCCGAAGCAGCGAAAGCCTTGAATCCATCAGCGCAAGACGCCAGTTGCCCGCCTATCTGCCAGGCATCACCTTCGACCAGCCGCTGGAAACCACAACGGATATCACCCAGGCCGCTGACGCTGATTGCATTCTGCTGGTCGCCCCGGCCCAGATGACGGCAAGCATCGCAGAAACCATCGGGCTTTATGTCCGTAAAGGCACACCGGTAGTGCTGGCTGCAAAGGGTCTTGAAAAAGGCACCCAGCGCATGATGAGCGAAGTTCTGGCCGACTATCTGCCACAAGCAGCGCCGGCCATTCTGTCCGGCCCATCCTTTGCCGCTGATGTCGCACGCGGACTTCCCACCGCCGTAACCATCGCCGCGCCGCACGCTCTTCTTGCTGACAAACTCTGCGCGACCCTCTCAAGCCAGTCCTTCCGCCCCTATGCCAGCACAGATATGATTGGCGTCCAGCTGGGCGGAGCACTCAAGAATATTCTCGCCATCGCCTGCGGTATCGTGCTTGGCAAACAACTTGGTGCCAGCGCCCACGCAGCGCTCATGACCCGTGGCTTTGCCGAAATGCAGCGCCTCGCCCTCAAGCTGGGCGCGCGCGCCGATACCCTGATGGGTCTTTCAGGCTTTGGCGATGTAGCGCTTTCCTGCTCCAATCATCAGAGCCGCAACTTTGCTTTCGGCTATGCCCTTGGCGATGGCAAAGCGCTGTCCGATCTTATGGCACCGGGCGCCAAGCTTTCCGAAGGGGCCTATAGCGCCCGTGTGGCCTGTGAACTGGCCAGCAACCACGGTGTTGAACTGCCAGTCGCACAGGCTGTTGCCGACGTTCTGGAGCAAAAGGACAGCATCGACGAAGCGGTGACCAAGCTGATGAGCAGGCCGCTACGCGCTGAAAGCGAAGTCCTTTCCAAGCCAATTTCGTAA
- the tsaD gene encoding tRNA (adenosine(37)-N6)-threonylcarbamoyltransferase complex transferase subunit TsaD, protein MIVLGIETSCDETAAAVVRRYDDISGEEGSGQGEILSNIVLSQIEDHAAYGGVVPEIAARAHVEALDGIIKRAMAEAGLRFDQLDAVAATSGPGLIGGVLIGLMSAKAIAAAHNLPLIAVNHLEGHALTARLTNNAPFPHLILLVSGGHSQILLVKGVGDYERWGTTIDDALGEAFDKTAKLLGLPYPGGPEVEKAALNGDSKRFALPRSMKGRDGYDFSFSGLKSAVRREAEKIAPLSDQDIADLCASFQAAICDILADRIDKALVAFRARFPEREKPQLVVAGGVASNKAIRATLDSVLSKRNAELVAPPIKLCTDNGVMIAWAGAERFALGMSDPLNAPARPRWPLDKDAQAKIGAGRKGAKA, encoded by the coding sequence ATGATCGTTTTAGGCATAGAAACAAGTTGTGACGAAACCGCAGCCGCGGTGGTTAGACGATATGATGATATATCGGGTGAAGAAGGCAGCGGACAGGGCGAAATTCTTTCCAATATTGTCCTTAGCCAGATTGAAGATCACGCAGCCTATGGCGGTGTCGTTCCCGAAATCGCGGCCCGTGCCCATGTGGAAGCGCTTGATGGCATCATCAAGAGAGCCATGGCAGAGGCAGGTCTTCGCTTTGATCAGCTCGATGCCGTGGCAGCGACCTCAGGCCCCGGGCTCATTGGCGGCGTGCTGATCGGCCTGATGAGCGCCAAGGCCATTGCCGCCGCGCATAATCTGCCTCTCATCGCAGTCAATCATCTGGAAGGTCACGCGCTCACAGCCCGTCTGACCAACAATGCCCCCTTCCCCCACCTCATCTTGCTGGTCTCGGGTGGGCACAGCCAGATCCTGCTGGTCAAGGGCGTGGGCGATTATGAACGCTGGGGCACCACCATCGATGACGCGCTGGGCGAAGCCTTCGACAAAACGGCTAAGCTGCTTGGCTTGCCTTATCCCGGCGGGCCGGAAGTGGAAAAGGCCGCCCTTAACGGCGACAGCAAACGCTTTGCCTTGCCTCGATCCATGAAGGGCCGCGATGGCTATGATTTTTCCTTCTCTGGCCTGAAGAGCGCGGTGCGACGGGAAGCGGAAAAAATTGCTCCCCTCAGTGATCAGGACATCGCCGATCTGTGCGCCTCTTTTCAGGCTGCCATTTGCGATATTCTGGCCGATCGGATCGACAAGGCCCTTGTTGCCTTCCGCGCGCGCTTCCCTGAAAGGGAAAAGCCTCAATTGGTTGTCGCTGGAGGTGTTGCTTCCAACAAAGCCATTCGGGCAACACTGGATTCGGTTCTGTCCAAGCGCAATGCCGAACTGGTCGCGCCACCGATCAAGCTATGCACGGACAATGGCGTCATGATTGCATGGGCCGGAGCCGAACGCTTTGCGCTGGGCATGAGCGATCCGCTGAATGCTCCGGCACGCCCGCGCTGGCCGCTGGACAAGGATGCCCAAGCCAAGATCGGCGCAGGAAGAAAGGGAGCCAAAGCATGA
- the trmD gene encoding tRNA (guanosine(37)-N1)-methyltransferase TrmD produces the protein MSEANPTETDEPEGLAAPWRASVLTLYPDMFPGPLGTSLAGRALENEIWSLEAVHIRDFAEGKHRNVDDTPAGGGAGMVLRPDVVSRAIDHVTTEGDTRPRILLSPRGKPLTQEKVHQLKEAGGVILLCGRFEGVDQRVIDGRDLEEISIGDYILSGGELGAMVLMDAVVRLLPGVMGKIASGEEESFESGLLEYPHYTRPTEWEGREIPQILTSGHHGKISQWRQEQAIELTQERRPDLYEAWLEKKER, from the coding sequence ATGTCGGAAGCGAATCCAACTGAAACGGATGAGCCGGAAGGCTTGGCAGCGCCTTGGCGCGCCAGCGTTCTGACCCTTTATCCCGATATGTTCCCCGGGCCTCTGGGCACGTCTCTTGCGGGACGGGCGCTGGAGAATGAAATCTGGTCTCTGGAGGCTGTTCATATCCGCGACTTTGCTGAAGGCAAGCATCGCAATGTGGATGATACGCCTGCCGGCGGTGGAGCCGGCATGGTGTTGCGGCCCGATGTGGTTTCCCGCGCGATTGACCATGTAACCACCGAAGGGGATACCCGTCCCCGGATTCTGCTGTCACCCCGTGGCAAACCGCTGACGCAGGAAAAGGTGCACCAGCTTAAAGAGGCTGGCGGTGTCATACTGCTTTGCGGTCGGTTTGAAGGGGTGGATCAGCGGGTGATCGACGGGCGTGATCTGGAAGAGATCTCCATTGGCGATTATATCCTTTCTGGCGGCGAGTTGGGCGCAATGGTTTTGATGGATGCTGTTGTGCGTCTTCTGCCCGGCGTCATGGGCAAGATTGCCTCCGGGGAAGAGGAAAGCTTTGAGAGCGGCTTGCTGGAATATCCTCATTATACGCGCCCGACTGAATGGGAAGGACGGGAAATCCCCCAAATTCTTACCTCTGGGCATCATGGCAAGATCTCCCAATGGCGGCAGGAACAAGCCATCGAGCTGACGCAAGAACGGCGCCCTGACCTTTATGAAGCCTGGCTTGAAAAGAAGGAGCGCTGA
- the ffh gene encoding signal recognition particle protein produces the protein MFESLSDRLSGIFDKLSKRGALSESDVNAALREVRRALIEADVALDVVRQFTEQVKQKAVGVEVIKSVSPGQMVIKLVHDQMVEMLGADAKVIDLNAPSPVPIMMVGLQGSGKTTSTAKIALRLQGRDRKKVLMASLDTRRPAAQEQLRVLGEQNDIATLPIVAGQTPTQIAERAINAAKLGGYDVVMLDTAGRTHVDEPLMVEMEEIRKVTNPHEILLVADSLTGQDAVNVAKSFDERCDVTGIVLTRVDGDGRGGAALSMRAVTGKPIKLMGTGEKADALEEFHPERIAGRILGMGDIVSLVEKAAENIDAEKAAAAAEKLRKGKFDLEDLKDQLGQMAKLGGMSGIMGLMPGIGKLKKQMSAANLDDSVVNRQVAIINSMTRAERRNPKLLNASRKKRVASGAGVQVSEINKLLKMHRQMADMMKMLGKKKGGLGGLFGGGMPQIDPAQLEEMQKSGQMPDMGDMAKGMGGGLPGGGLPGGLPGGLPGGMPGLPGLGGPKFPGLGGMPGKGKKKR, from the coding sequence ATGTTTGAATCGCTATCAGATCGCCTAAGCGGCATTTTTGACAAGCTCTCCAAGCGCGGTGCGCTTAGCGAGTCTGATGTCAATGCTGCCCTGCGCGAAGTTCGTCGCGCCCTGATCGAAGCGGACGTTGCTCTAGATGTCGTGCGCCAGTTTACCGAACAGGTAAAACAGAAGGCTGTCGGCGTTGAGGTGATCAAGTCGGTTAGCCCGGGGCAGATGGTGATCAAGCTGGTGCATGACCAGATGGTCGAGATGCTCGGTGCTGATGCCAAGGTCATTGATCTGAATGCACCATCGCCTGTGCCCATCATGATGGTTGGTCTGCAGGGGTCTGGTAAAACGACCTCAACGGCCAAGATCGCGCTGCGCTTGCAGGGTCGTGATCGCAAGAAGGTTTTGATGGCCTCGCTCGATACGCGTCGTCCTGCCGCGCAGGAACAGCTTCGGGTGCTGGGTGAACAGAATGACATCGCGACGCTGCCGATCGTGGCTGGCCAGACGCCAACACAGATCGCAGAACGCGCCATCAATGCCGCCAAGCTCGGTGGCTATGATGTGGTTATGCTCGATACCGCGGGCCGGACCCACGTGGATGAACCTCTCATGGTCGAGATGGAAGAAATCCGCAAAGTCACCAATCCGCACGAAATTTTGCTCGTTGCCGATAGTCTGACCGGTCAGGACGCTGTCAATGTGGCCAAAAGCTTCGACGAGCGCTGTGATGTTACCGGCATCGTGCTGACCCGTGTTGATGGTGATGGGCGCGGCGGCGCAGCTCTTTCCATGCGAGCGGTTACCGGTAAGCCGATCAAGTTGATGGGTACCGGCGAAAAAGCCGATGCGTTGGAAGAATTCCATCCCGAACGTATTGCCGGCCGTATTCTGGGCATGGGCGATATTGTTTCGCTGGTTGAAAAAGCGGCCGAAAATATCGACGCCGAGAAGGCTGCCGCTGCTGCAGAAAAACTGCGCAAGGGCAAATTCGATCTTGAGGATCTCAAGGATCAGTTGGGCCAGATGGCAAAGCTGGGTGGCATGAGCGGTATCATGGGCTTGATGCCGGGTATCGGCAAACTGAAAAAGCAGATGTCGGCTGCCAACCTTGATGATTCTGTCGTCAACCGTCAGGTGGCGATCATCAATTCCATGACCCGGGCCGAGCGGCGCAATCCCAAGCTGCTCAATGCAAGCCGCAAGAAGCGCGTTGCCTCTGGTGCAGGTGTGCAGGTGTCCGAAATCAACAAGCTTCTCAAAATGCATCGCCAGATGGCGGACATGATGAAGATGCTGGGTAAGAAGAAGGGCGGCCTTGGCGGCCTGTTCGGTGGCGGCATGCCCCAGATTGATCCTGCCCAGCTTGAAGAAATGCAGAAATCCGGCCAGATGCCCGATATGGGCGATATGGCCAAAGGAATGGGCGGTGGCCTGCCTGGTGGTGGTCTCCCCGGAGGTCTTCCAGGAGGGTTGCCTGGTGGCATGCCAGGTCTTCCCGGTTTGGGTGGCCCGAAATTTCCCGGTCTGGGCGGTATGCCCGGCAAAGGTAAGAAGAAACGTTAA
- the rplS gene encoding 50S ribosomal protein L19, with product MNIIEELEKEQMAEIAAKRVIPEFSAGDTVRVNVRVTEGTRTRVQAYEGVCIARTGGGLNEAFTVRKISYGEGVERVFPVFSPMLESVEVIRRGKVRRAKLYYLRGRRGKSARIAEATNSRARKLNDITKAKVAEARAAKKAEAAAVKAEAE from the coding sequence ATGAACATCATTGAAGAGCTCGAAAAAGAGCAAATGGCCGAAATCGCAGCAAAACGCGTGATCCCGGAATTCTCCGCTGGCGACACTGTTCGCGTTAACGTGCGCGTGACTGAAGGTACCCGTACCCGTGTGCAGGCCTATGAAGGCGTTTGCATCGCTCGTACCGGCGGCGGCCTGAACGAAGCCTTCACCGTTCGCAAGATTTCTTATGGCGAAGGTGTTGAGCGTGTATTCCCGGTTTTCAGCCCGATGCTTGAAAGCGTTGAAGTTATTCGCCGCGGTAAAGTCCGTCGTGCGAAGCTCTACTATCTGCGTGGTCGTCGCGGCAAGTCTGCGCGTATCGCTGAAGCTACCAACTCTCGTGCACGCAAGCTGAATGACATCACCAAGGCAAAGGTTGCCGAAGCACGCGCTGCCAAGAAAGCAGAAGCTGCTGCAGTCAAGGCTGAGGCTGAATAA
- the rpsP gene encoding 30S ribosomal protein S16, translated as MALKIRLARGGSKKRPYYRIVVADVRAPRDGRFIDKVGSYNPLLPKDSEQRVQLDVERIQHWMEKGAKPTDRVLRFLDAAGLATRPARNNPKKAEPGTKAKERLEEQRMKEEEAAAAAAEAEAPAEEASAE; from the coding sequence ATGGCACTGAAAATTCGTCTGGCCCGCGGCGGCTCCAAAAAACGTCCTTACTACCGCATCGTTGTTGCTGATGTGCGCGCTCCTCGTGATGGCCGTTTCATCGACAAGGTTGGTTCTTACAACCCGCTGCTTCCGAAAGATTCCGAACAGCGCGTTCAGCTCGACGTAGAACGCATTCAGCATTGGATGGAAAAAGGCGCAAAACCGACCGATCGTGTTCTGCGCTTCCTGGATGCTGCTGGTCTGGCAACGCGTCCTGCTCGCAATAACCCGAAAAAAGCCGAGCCGGGCACAAAAGCCAAGGAACGTCTTGAAGAACAGCGCATGAAAGAAGAAGAAGCAGCTGCTGCCGCTGCTGAAGCAGAAGCTCCTGCTGAAGAAGCAAGCGCTGAGTAA
- a CDS encoding GNAT family N-acetyltransferase — protein sequence MTEFLTKILELDSALELAPLISSYAQERKRGAPRQPDMFYAETLLTDRTAEVMGAYVNGKLSAFCTFFDLPETISGKRVGHVDILYVDYDARGIGVTKSVIEALVKIGYERNWLELQWNDPNAVQQEKIAEISHLSTTASIRLSIGIHEEHTKVQ from the coding sequence ATGACCGAATTTTTGACCAAGATCCTGGAACTGGATTCAGCTCTTGAGCTGGCTCCGTTGATTTCGTCTTATGCACAGGAGCGTAAACGCGGGGCGCCTCGTCAGCCAGATATGTTTTACGCAGAAACCTTGCTGACCGATCGGACTGCCGAGGTTATGGGCGCTTACGTGAACGGCAAGTTGAGTGCTTTCTGCACTTTCTTTGATTTGCCGGAAACCATTTCCGGCAAACGGGTCGGGCATGTTGATATTCTTTATGTCGATTATGATGCGCGTGGCATCGGCGTTACCAAGTCGGTCATCGAAGCATTGGTGAAAATCGGCTATGAGCGCAATTGGCTCGAGCTACAGTGGAATGATCCAAATGCGGTGCAGCAGGAGAAGATTGCGGAAATTTCCCATCTTTCCACGACGGCATCGATTCGCCTCAGCATTGGCATTCACGAAGAGCATACCAAGGTGCAATGA
- a CDS encoding TetR/AcrR family transcriptional regulator, translating into MSAEAEEQDPKEKSKTRQSIGARKNPDTEMAILDAAAEIIAEKGIGGLRMEAVARKAKAGKATLYRWWPSRGALLLAVYQRNKPSMCYSNTGSLHEDFLHFAKDLTEIWQGETGLFFKAIIAESQSDPDVAEKLKDYHAERLEALATVVERAQLRGEISQKEDPATRAELLIGLMWQRLLNNRLDETIDEHIRMLANSET; encoded by the coding sequence ATGAGCGCTGAAGCAGAAGAACAAGACCCAAAAGAAAAAAGCAAAACACGCCAATCAATTGGGGCCAGAAAAAATCCAGATACCGAGATGGCTATTCTGGATGCAGCGGCAGAAATCATCGCTGAAAAAGGCATTGGTGGCTTGCGCATGGAAGCGGTCGCCCGCAAGGCCAAGGCCGGCAAGGCAACGCTCTACAGATGGTGGCCCAGCCGAGGAGCCCTCTTGTTGGCTGTCTACCAACGCAACAAACCATCGATGTGTTATAGCAACACTGGATCGCTCCATGAGGATTTTCTGCATTTTGCAAAGGATCTCACAGAGATTTGGCAGGGAGAAACCGGGCTCTTTTTCAAAGCCATAATTGCAGAATCACAATCAGACCCGGATGTCGCAGAGAAGCTCAAAGACTATCATGCCGAACGACTGGAAGCCTTGGCAACTGTAGTCGAGCGCGCTCAATTGCGCGGAGAGATCTCTCAAAAAGAAGATCCCGCCACAAGAGCCGAACTGCTCATCGGCCTAATGTGGCAAAGATTGCTCAACAATCGGCTCGATGAGACAATTGACGAGCATATCAGAATGCTCGCCAATAGTGAGACATAA
- a CDS encoding MBL fold metallo-hydrolase, producing the protein MAENTTKASNRENGKFQNPPGSPKGGATFGDFVRFLYRQTFKTKAPEVPAWHVMDSQEKHAQLSAAGNPSVTWLGHASFLIRTGGKILLTDPFLQETAGIMGMGPKRFVPAALGVEQLPKVDILLMSHNHYDHLDEKTIEAYPYKEETQVIVPLGLGSFFTRRGYKKVVEQDWWDEWMMPGLSIKTLPAVHFSGRGLFDRKSTLWASFAIETADGKIWFSGDTANGEIFKEVGEKAGPFDCAIVGIGAYEPASIMVEVHATPEEAISIARAVGARKAIGMHWGTIMLTPEDPFEAPVRFRQAAIDQGFGEENALILKIGETRAL; encoded by the coding sequence ATGGCAGAAAATACGACAAAAGCATCCAATCGTGAGAATGGCAAATTTCAAAATCCGCCAGGAAGCCCCAAAGGCGGTGCGACATTTGGCGATTTTGTCCGCTTTCTGTATCGGCAGACCTTCAAGACCAAGGCGCCGGAGGTTCCTGCCTGGCATGTCATGGACAGCCAAGAGAAGCACGCGCAGCTTTCTGCTGCCGGAAATCCAAGCGTAACATGGTTGGGTCATGCGTCTTTTCTCATCAGAACTGGTGGCAAGATTCTCCTCACGGATCCTTTTTTACAGGAAACTGCAGGGATAATGGGCATGGGCCCGAAGCGCTTCGTGCCAGCAGCGCTTGGCGTGGAGCAATTGCCCAAAGTTGATATCCTGCTGATGAGCCACAATCATTATGACCATCTGGATGAAAAGACCATTGAAGCCTATCCTTACAAGGAGGAAACACAGGTGATCGTCCCGCTGGGGCTGGGCTCTTTCTTCACCCGCCGTGGTTATAAGAAAGTGGTCGAGCAGGACTGGTGGGATGAATGGATGATGCCGGGCTTGTCGATCAAGACGCTCCCTGCGGTGCATTTTTCCGGCCGTGGCCTGTTTGATCGCAAGTCAACCTTGTGGGCCAGCTTTGCGATTGAAACAGCTGATGGCAAGATCTGGTTTTCCGGAGATACAGCCAACGGTGAGATCTTCAAGGAGGTGGGTGAAAAGGCCGGGCCGTTTGATTGTGCCATTGTCGGCATCGGCGCCTATGAGCCCGCGTCCATCATGGTAGAGGTGCATGCAACGCCCGAGGAGGCGATTTCCATCGCCCGGGCCGTCGGCGCCCGCAAGGCCATCGGTATGCATTGGGGTACGATCATGCTGACCCCGGAAGATCCGTTTGAAGCGCCGGTTCGCTTCCGTCAGGCTGCCATAGATCAAGGATTTGGTGAGGAAAATGCTCTGATTTTGAAGATCGGTGAAACCCGTGCCCTTTGA
- a CDS encoding YciI family protein: protein MYFIVNCTDKKGALEIRKANRDAHLEFAHANADTIKVGGPVLSDEGEMIGSCLICEVEDKAALDAFLAKDPYAKAGLFESVNSQPWKWVLGKPE, encoded by the coding sequence ATGTATTTCATCGTAAACTGCACAGACAAAAAGGGCGCATTGGAAATCCGCAAGGCAAACCGCGACGCGCACCTTGAATTCGCTCATGCCAATGCCGACACCATCAAAGTTGGTGGTCCTGTCCTGTCTGATGAAGGTGAAATGATCGGTTCCTGCCTCATTTGCGAAGTGGAAGACAAGGCAGCCCTTGATGCATTCCTGGCGAAAGATCCCTATGCAAAGGCAGGTCTGTTTGAATCTGTTAACTCCCAGCCTTGGAAATGGGTTTTGGGCAAACCGGAATAA